Below is a window of Flavobacterium cyclinae DNA.
ACCAAGCCTTCTGTTGAGATGTTAAACGCTATGTTTAATGCTAAAGTAGGCGATGATGTATATAAACAAGACCCAACAGTCAATGAGTTAGAGGAAACTTTGGCGGATTTATTTGGAATGGAAGCCGCCTTATTTTTTCCTTCGGGAACAATGGCAAATCAAACGGCGATTAAGTTGCATACACAGCCAGGTGAACAAGTAATTTGCGATAAATATTCGCATATTTATCATTATGAAGGTGGTGGTGCATCATTTAATAGTGGTGTTTCGTGTTGTTTGGTAGATGGGAATCGAGGGATGATTACAGCCGATTTGGTTAAAAACGGAATCAATGACCCTGAATTTTATCACGCCCCTTTAACTTCCTTAGTTAGTATTGAGAATACAACAAACAAAGGTGGTGGCGCTTGTTATGATTTACAACCTTTGCAAGAAATTAAGCAAGTTTGCATCGACCATAATTTGAAATATCATTTAGATGGTGCGCGTTTATGGAATGCTTTAGTAGCAAAAAAACAACATCCAAAACAGTTTGGGGAATTGTTTGATACGATTTCGGTTTGTTTGTCTAAAGGATTGGGTGCGCCAGTTGGTTCGGTTTTGTTGGGAAGTAAAGCAGATATGCATCGAGCTTTACGAATTAGAAAGATTTTTGGCGGTAACATGCGTCAATCAGGATATTTAGCTGCCGCTGGATTATTCGCATTACAAAACAATATCAGTCGTTTAGAAATTGATCACAGAAGAGCGAAAGAATTGGGCAATTTATTAGTAAAAATGCCATGGGTTGCTAATGTAGAATCGGTTGAAACTAATATTTTGATTTTTGGACTGCAATCTTTTGTGGATGAAAAGCTTTTCATGGAAAAATTAAAACAAAAAGGTATTGCTATTAGTTCAATGGGACATGGAAAATTGAGAATTGTAACGCATTTAGATTACAAAGAAGTGATGCATGAATATGTGATGGAAGTGTTTTCTAAACTGACTTTTTAATTTTTTGGAACACAGATTGAAGAAATTTAAATAATTTTTAAAATCAAACTTGAAACCTGAAACAAAAATTATATGGAAATCCTAATCATATCTA
It encodes the following:
- a CDS encoding threonine aldolase family protein, translated to MEINLVSDTVTKPSVEMLNAMFNAKVGDDVYKQDPTVNELEETLADLFGMEAALFFPSGTMANQTAIKLHTQPGEQVICDKYSHIYHYEGGGASFNSGVSCCLVDGNRGMITADLVKNGINDPEFYHAPLTSLVSIENTTNKGGGACYDLQPLQEIKQVCIDHNLKYHLDGARLWNALVAKKQHPKQFGELFDTISVCLSKGLGAPVGSVLLGSKADMHRALRIRKIFGGNMRQSGYLAAAGLFALQNNISRLEIDHRRAKELGNLLVKMPWVANVESVETNILIFGLQSFVDEKLFMEKLKQKGIAISSMGHGKLRIVTHLDYKEVMHEYVMEVFSKLTF